The Leptospira stimsonii genome includes the window CAATTTGCCGGAAGCGCTCTCGGAATTTCCTGGATGCTCGTCCAGAATCTCAGCATCATTCTCATTTATACGATCGTATTCTTATTCTTACATCTCAAGGGGAATCCGGAATCCGCGGTTGATTTTATCGGCTACGCGTTTAGCGGACTTCTTTTTTGGGTTCCTCTTCAGGAATATATGATCCGAGGAACCTCCATTCTTACCGAAAATCGGCAGTTGATCAAAAGATCCCCTTTGGGTCCGGAGATATTTCTCTGGATTCCCTTTGTTCAGATGCTCATTCATTTTTTGGTGACGGCGATTCCGGTTCTGGTCGTTCTCGGTATATTCGGAAAATTGAATGTATTTTTGTTTCCTCTTTCGATTCTTGTGATTTCCACGGTCGGAATTCTTTTGTCTTTTGTGCAGGGTTATTTGGCGCGAGCGAACGTGATTCTTCGGGACATTACTCCTTTGATTCGACTGATTTCCCAATTCTTCTTTTGGTCTTTGCCGATCCTTTATTTGTCTTCCGGTTTTTTACATTCGGTCAACGTCTGGAATCCTCTCAACTTTCCCCTGGAAGTTTTTCGTTCCGTTTTGTTAAACGACTTCGTTCCGGTTTTTCATTGGAAGGAATTCCTTCCTTATCTGATTCTATTTCCTTCGATCGGAATTTTCTCCCGTTCTAAATTTCATTCGGTGATCCTGGACCATCTTTGAGCCTGAAAGTAGAAAATCTTCATAAGGTCTACAACGGATTTAGCGGACCTTCCAAAAGAATTCTCAACGTTCTTACTCTCGGGTTTTTTGGGAACGACGTACGTTATGACGCTCTCAAAGATATCAGCTTTCAGGTCGAGCCGGGAGAAATCGTAGGTTTGATCGGAAGAAACGGCGCGGGTAAGTCGACGCTCTTGAAAGTTTTGACCGGGGTTTCGTCTTACGCGTCCGGAAAGATCACAAAGAACGGAACGCTTCGTTCCATATTGGAATTGGGGGTCGGGTTCAATCCCGAACTTTCGGGGGAGGAAAATCTCTACTACAACGGTCTTGTCTGGGGACTCAGTCCGAAGGAAATATCTTCTTCGATGGACGAAATTTTCGAATTCTCGGGTTTAAAAGAATTTAAGAATATTCCAATTAAGCAATATTCTTCCGGGATGGTGATGCGTCTCGGTTTTGCATTGGCGACGTTTTCAAGGCCGGATATTCTCATCGTGGACGAGGCCCTCGCGGTGGGGGATGCGAGCTTTCAACAAAAATGTCTGCACCGTTTTCGTTCCTTCCAAGAAAAAGGAACCATGACCTTGATCGTGAGCCACGATCTGGAACTTCTCAAATCCGTCTGTTCGAGGGTTTTGATTTTAGAAAAAGGCAAACTCGTGTTCGACGGAGATCCTGTGGAAGGATTTCGGGAATACATGCAGATCATCGCGGACTCCGGATCGGGAGAAGAATCGATTCTTCCCTTACAAAAGGATTCTCCCTTGGAAAACCTTTCTCTGAGTTTGAAATACAAGGGTCAGATCAATCCTAAGATTCTTCCCGTCGGAGCGGAGATCGAGATCGAGGTCGGAGCGAAGTTTCAGAAAGATATTCCGGATTTG containing:
- a CDS encoding ABC transporter ATP-binding protein produces the protein MSLKVENLHKVYNGFSGPSKRILNVLTLGFFGNDVRYDALKDISFQVEPGEIVGLIGRNGAGKSTLLKVLTGVSSYASGKITKNGTLRSILELGVGFNPELSGEENLYYNGLVWGLSPKEISSSMDEIFEFSGLKEFKNIPIKQYSSGMVMRLGFALATFSRPDILIVDEALAVGDASFQQKCLHRFRSFQEKGTMTLIVSHDLELLKSVCSRVLILEKGKLVFDGDPVEGFREYMQIIADSGSGEESILPLQKDSPLENLSLSLKYKGQINPKILPVGAEIEIEVGAKFQKDIPDLTVGFHIDDARGIRAFGTNTFHLGNSLKNILAGESITANFRLPLNFSAGKYSLGLALHEGDNHVGQSYLWKDGILSFELERLDLPKFEGAAWLPVKSSLKKDV
- a CDS encoding ABC transporter permease; this encodes MLKNLPILWILVRRDYALQFAGSALGISWMLVQNLSIILIYTIVFLFLHLKGNPESAVDFIGYAFSGLLFWVPLQEYMIRGTSILTENRQLIKRSPLGPEIFLWIPFVQMLIHFLVTAIPVLVVLGIFGKLNVFLFPLSILVISTVGILLSFVQGYLARANVILRDITPLIRLISQFFFWSLPILYLSSGFLHSVNVWNPLNFPLEVFRSVLLNDFVPVFHWKEFLPYLILFPSIGIFSRSKFHSVILDHL